CCGTGACGCTGCTTGCGGGACGACGCGAAATGCTGTGGGAGCAGCCGGCGCAACAATTTCTGCCGTCGGGACTGGCGCTCCCCTCGCATCAGCAAGGAGACATCACGCTGCGGCATCTCGCCACGCATACGGCCGGACTACCACGCGTGCCGACCAATGTAGCGCCGCAATCGTGGGGCGATCCGTATCGGGAGTATGATCTCGCGGCATTGCAACAATTGCTCAACGGCCTCACGCTCTCGACAATTCCTGGCCAACATTACACATACAGCAATCTCGGATATGACCTGTTGGGTCTGGCATTAGCGCAGGTCACGCAGCAAAGTTACGAAGCGGCTATGATGCGCTTAGGCGCCATCACCGAGACGCAATCGCCCAACTTCACGCTCGCGTGCGAAGGCGAAGCCGTCGGACTCGGCTGGCATCGCACCGCGCATGGGGAGTGGTGGCAGAACGGCGAAACCGGCGGTTTTGCCGCATTCATGGGTTTTGCACCGGCACGCGGGAGCGGGGTCGTGGTCTTGTCGAACACGGCGTCGCCGTTGATCACGATGTTAGGCCGCCGGATTCTACAACTGCTGCGCGGCGAAGTCGTAACGCCTCTTGTTCTGTCAACGACCATGGCAGTGCCGGACGAAACGCTGGATCGCTACGTTGGGCTGTATCAATATCAGGAGGAACACGCGGTGCGGCCATTCGTCGTGCAACGCGACGGCTCGGTCCTCAGCGCCCGCGTCGGCGACTATCCGCCGTTCCGATTGTACCCGACGGCAGCGCACCAATTCA
This portion of the Deltaproteobacteria bacterium genome encodes:
- a CDS encoding beta-lactamase family protein — its product is MTLASRYGYWLTLMLVGLAAAACQRSPDLNAAIRQLVDPLLAQQLVTGMAIGVQHDGREFVVTVGTSGRGPGDAIDADTVFEIGSLTKPYTALAVTLLAGRREMLWEQPAQQFLPSGLALPSHQQGDITLRHLATHTAGLPRVPTNVAPQSWGDPYREYDLAALQQLLNGLTLSTIPGQHYTYSNLGYDLLGLALAQVTQQSYEAAMMRLGAITETQSPNFTLACEGEAVGLGWHRTAHGEWWQNGETGGFAAFMGFAPARGSGVVVLSNTASPLITMLGRRILQLLRGEVVTPLVLSTTMAVPDETLDRYVGLYQYQEEHAVRPFVVQRDGSVLSARVGDYPPFRLYPTAAHQFMDRTTWTTTTFLLDTAGRVTHAAAEDGTQYPRVE